One genomic segment of Dehalococcoidia bacterium includes these proteins:
- the cpaB gene encoding Flp pilus assembly protein CpaB, which yields MAVTWTPRDPAAIASSGSNRRILLISLVLGLLAALLLWRLLASTQAKTVQVNTVPVVVAKQDIPARTTITAGMLDVKQVPKGVRLGSAFTDTKAAVGQVARVQVNAGEQVLSDRVAASVRDLDFAAQVPAGMRAASITVAEVVTNGGLIEPGDEVDVVGVFEVQGGAAANGASFAKDAGGTVKHFAAVTVLTDVKVLAVAQRSDDGVSSKTSTKAQPDAKSVTLAVTPDDAQKLFLADQMGTLRLSLHKLGEHDAPQLNPVPNTLPAIGGGGNSQAQPGQTQPGGATQ from the coding sequence ATGGCCGTCACCTGGACCCCGCGCGATCCCGCCGCCATCGCCTCGTCGGGCAGCAACCGGCGTATCCTGCTGATCTCGCTGGTGCTCGGCCTGCTGGCGGCGCTGCTGCTCTGGCGGCTGCTCGCCTCCACCCAGGCGAAGACGGTGCAGGTCAACACCGTGCCCGTCGTCGTGGCGAAGCAGGACATCCCCGCCCGCACCACGATCACCGCCGGCATGCTGGACGTGAAGCAGGTGCCGAAGGGCGTGCGCCTGGGCAGCGCCTTCACCGATACGAAGGCCGCCGTCGGCCAGGTCGCGCGCGTGCAGGTCAACGCCGGCGAGCAGGTGCTCAGCGACCGTGTCGCCGCCTCGGTGCGCGATCTCGACTTCGCCGCCCAGGTGCCGGCGGGCATGCGCGCCGCCTCGATCACCGTGGCCGAGGTCGTCACCAACGGCGGCCTGATCGAGCCCGGCGATGAGGTCGACGTGGTCGGCGTCTTCGAGGTCCAGGGCGGCGCGGCTGCCAACGGCGCTTCGTTTGCCAAGGATGCCGGCGGCACGGTCAAGCACTTTGCCGCCGTCACCGTGCTCACCGACGTCAAGGTGCTGGCCGTGGCGCAGCGCAGCGACGACGGCGTGAGCAGCAAGACCAGCACCAAGGCCCAGCCCGACGCCAAGAGTGTCACCCTCGCCGTCACGCCGGACGACGCGCAGAAGCTGTTTTTGGCCGACCAGATGGGCACGCTGCGCCTCTCACTGCACAAGCTGGGCGAGCACGACGCGCCGCAGCTCAACCCCGTGCCCAACACCCTGCCCGCGATCGGCGGCGGCGGCAACAGCCAGGCGCAGCCCGGCCAGACGCAGCCCGGCGGGGCCACGCAATGA
- a CDS encoding TadE/TadG family type IV pilus assembly protein codes for MMKHRYSRWFLQPRCNDGRFSLRNRSDQSGVALVEFALIVPTFLLLIFGMIDFGRAYSTSITLTNAVREGARYGITNPTDTAGIIAKVQNAAGPYNTGSLTVPNPTCSASCSSGQSVVVTSSYSFSFITPLAAIANFISGGSIPSTFTINNSATMRIE; via the coding sequence ATGATGAAGCATCGCTATTCTCGGTGGTTCCTTCAGCCTCGCTGTAATGATGGTCGATTTTCACTTCGTAACCGCTCCGATCAATCTGGCGTTGCACTCGTTGAATTCGCTCTTATAGTACCAACATTTCTGTTACTCATCTTCGGAATGATTGACTTCGGTCGAGCCTACTCAACGTCAATCACCCTGACTAACGCAGTCCGTGAAGGTGCTCGCTACGGCATCACCAATCCTACTGACACCGCAGGCATCATTGCGAAGGTTCAAAACGCTGCTGGCCCATACAACACTGGGAGCCTGACCGTTCCAAATCCAACCTGTAGCGCGAGCTGTTCGAGCGGCCAATCTGTGGTCGTGACATCGAGCTACAGTTTTTCATTCATCACGCCGCTCGCGGCCATCGCCAACTTCATTTCGGGCGGCTCGATTCCGTCCACGTTCACGATCAACAACTCCGCCACCATGCGCATCGAGTGA
- a CDS encoding Flp family type IVb pilin translates to MRSLITVVSELVYHLRRQQHGQGLVEYALILAFVAIAAIGALGILSGGINGIFTSIGGTLAGA, encoded by the coding sequence ATGCGTTCCCTGATCACTGTCGTGAGTGAGCTCGTCTACCACCTTCGCAGGCAGCAACATGGGCAGGGATTAGTCGAATACGCGCTCATCCTCGCCTTTGTCGCGATCGCCGCAATAGGAGCTCTAGGGATCCTGAGCGGAGGAATCAACGGTATCTTCACGAGCATAGGCGGCACCTTGGCTGGCGCATAG
- a CDS encoding Flp family type IVb pilin has product MQYAITLVNELVNRLQTREEGQGLVEYALIIALVSITAIAALGILSGDINGVFTSIGGTLAGA; this is encoded by the coding sequence ATGCAGTACGCAATCACCCTCGTGAACGAGCTGGTTAACCGCCTGCAGACCCGCGAGGAAGGGCAGGGGCTGGTTGAGTATGCGCTCATCATCGCGCTGGTGTCCATCACCGCCATTGCAGCCCTTGGGATTCTAAGTGGGGACATCAACGGTGTGTTCACGAGCATCGGCGGCACCCTGGCGGGAGCCTAA
- a CDS encoding endonuclease domain-containing protein, which yields MRAERRFRAVGPAVREAARTFRQQPTPAEALLWERLRDRRLGGLKFRRQHAVLGFVLDFYCPERRLAIEVDGAVHAAPEQRARDAERSKQLAAAGVRVLRLDNAEVLNNTGAALATIARAAAAHGARGG from the coding sequence ATGAGGGCAGAGCGCCGCTTCCGTGCCGTCGGCCCCGCCGTACGCGAGGCCGCCCGCACCTTTCGCCAGCAGCCGACACCCGCCGAAGCGCTGCTCTGGGAGCGGCTGCGCGACCGGCGGCTCGGCGGGCTCAAGTTCCGGCGCCAGCACGCCGTGCTGGGCTTCGTGCTCGACTTCTACTGCCCGGAACGCCGGCTGGCGATCGAGGTGGACGGCGCCGTGCACGCCGCGCCGGAGCAGCGCGCCCGCGACGCCGAGCGCAGCAAGCAGCTTGCCGCCGCCGGCGTGCGCGTCCTGCGCCTGGACAACGCCGAAGTTCTGAACAACACCGGCGCGGCGCTGGCGACGATCGCGCGCGCCGCCGCGGCGCACGGGGCACGCGGGGGCTGA
- a CDS encoding response regulator transcription factor: MAILVVDTDADLIDLICYTFRRGGLDVIPAYDGNAALKLWQTKGPELLLLDLEVPRVSGWEVCKQVCRDGSTPVIVLSALNAEKTIAQALELGADDYITKPFSFNLLLARVRAVLRRVQRVGGAAVAGWQALSSGDLVLDTRSHSVTRAGQPLRLTVTEFKLLQELMVHAGQVLPYQTLVDRVWGYDDPADAGLLRGHVLNLRRKLEDGRNGVTLIHTVYGVGYSFRRESPEELAEAALPVRSMIAANGGELARAMRDTRARIPARPDLSAVGEREARPS, from the coding sequence ATGGCGATCCTGGTTGTCGACACCGATGCGGACCTGATCGACTTGATCTGTTATACCTTCCGCCGCGGCGGCCTGGACGTGATTCCGGCCTACGACGGCAACGCCGCGCTCAAGCTGTGGCAGACCAAGGGGCCGGAGCTGCTTTTGCTCGACCTGGAAGTGCCGCGCGTCAGCGGTTGGGAGGTCTGCAAGCAGGTCTGCCGCGACGGCTCGACGCCGGTGATCGTGCTCTCCGCGCTCAATGCCGAGAAGACGATCGCGCAGGCGCTGGAGCTGGGCGCCGACGACTACATCACCAAGCCGTTCAGCTTCAACCTGCTGCTGGCGCGCGTGCGCGCCGTGTTGCGCCGCGTGCAGCGCGTGGGCGGCGCCGCCGTCGCCGGCTGGCAGGCGCTCAGCTCCGGCGACCTGGTGCTGGATACGCGCTCGCACTCGGTGACGCGCGCCGGCCAGCCGCTGCGTCTCACCGTCACCGAGTTCAAGCTGCTGCAGGAGCTGATGGTGCACGCCGGCCAGGTGTTGCCTTACCAGACGCTGGTGGACCGCGTCTGGGGCTACGACGACCCGGCCGACGCGGGGCTGCTGCGCGGCCATGTGCTGAACCTGCGCCGCAAGCTGGAGGACGGCCGCAACGGCGTGACGCTGATCCACACGGTCTACGGCGTGGGCTACTCCTTCCGTCGCGAGTCGCCGGAGGAGCTGGCCGAGGCGGCGCTGCCGGTGCGCTCGATGATCGCGGCTAACGGCGGCGAGCTGGCGCGGGCGATGCGCGACACCCGCGCCCGCATCCCCGCGCGCCCGGACCTCAGCGCCGTGGGCGAACGCGAGGCGAGGCCCTCATAG
- a CDS encoding methyltransferase — protein sequence MLRPAALRTDTAAALWRVLSTAALVSLFTVFAIAHFQRWHSEGSVRGLGLVLDQALLAALFLLRRPARRVSGAPADWLLALGGTWLVLALRPAGRPLFGLDAPYLALQLVALAGTLLALGVLGRCFGIVAADRGLKTSGPYALVRHPVYATYLVGQIGYLLQNPSAWNLGVILLATACQLGRIHAEERLLRADPAYAAYAARVRWRLLPHVY from the coding sequence ATGCTGCGTCCCGCCGCGCTGCGCACCGACACCGCCGCCGCACTCTGGCGCGTGCTGAGCACGGCGGCGCTGGTCAGCCTCTTCACCGTCTTCGCGATCGCGCACTTTCAGCGCTGGCACAGCGAGGGCAGCGTGCGCGGCCTCGGCCTGGTGCTCGACCAGGCGCTGCTGGCCGCGCTCTTCCTGCTGCGGCGCCCCGCGCGGCGGGTGAGCGGCGCGCCGGCCGACTGGCTGCTGGCGCTCGGCGGCACCTGGCTGGTGCTGGCGCTGCGCCCCGCCGGCCGGCCGCTGTTCGGTCTGGATGCGCCGTATCTTGCGCTGCAGCTCGTGGCGCTGGCCGGCACGCTGCTGGCGCTGGGCGTGCTGGGCCGCTGCTTCGGCATCGTCGCGGCCGACCGCGGCCTCAAGACGAGCGGTCCCTACGCCCTGGTGCGGCACCCCGTCTACGCAACCTATCTCGTCGGGCAGATCGGCTACCTGCTGCAGAACCCGAGCGCCTGGAACCTGGGCGTGATCCTGCTGGCCACGGCCTGCCAGCTCGGCCGCATTCACGCGGAGGAGCGGCTGCTGCGCGCGGACCCGGCCTATGCGGCCTACGCGGCGCGGGTGCGCTGGCGCCTGCTGCCGCACGTGTACTGA
- a CDS encoding A24 family peptidase, giving the protein MQSRFALPPRTLRLPRARQAGIALALLLVAALALRRAQNPLHGLMLLGFGAVFVLLAAEDLRSRLLPNRLTLPAIAAALVLAGAWPGHGWPSSLAGGAVGFALMLAAFLLLPGFGAGDVKLCGLIGLVCGWPLVLTALTLGVFCNGIAGLALLLSGRAGRRSVMPYGPGLILGALLVLLR; this is encoded by the coding sequence ATGCAGAGCCGCTTCGCCCTGCCGCCGCGCACGCTGCGCCTGCCGCGCGCCCGGCAGGCGGGCATCGCGCTGGCGCTACTGCTCGTGGCCGCGCTGGCGCTGCGCCGCGCCCAGAACCCGTTGCACGGGCTGATGCTGCTCGGCTTCGGCGCCGTGTTCGTGCTGCTGGCGGCCGAGGACCTGCGCTCGCGGCTTTTGCCGAACCGGCTCACGCTGCCGGCGATCGCCGCCGCGCTGGTCCTGGCCGGCGCCTGGCCGGGGCACGGCTGGCCGTCGTCGCTTGCGGGCGGCGCCGTGGGCTTCGCGCTGATGCTCGCCGCCTTTCTGCTGCTGCCCGGCTTCGGCGCGGGCGATGTGAAGCTCTGCGGCCTGATCGGCCTTGTGTGCGGCTGGCCGCTGGTGCTGACGGCGTTGACGCTGGGCGTCTTCTGCAACGGGATAGCCGGCCTGGCGCTGCTGCTGAGCGGCCGGGCGGGGCGCCGCAGCGTGATGCCGTACGGCCCCGGCCTGATCCTGGGGGCGCTGCTCGTGCTGCTGCGTTAG
- a CDS encoding cysteine hydrolase, producing the protein MSSAAQLLVIPATPDPLTLDVTRTAVLVIDMQNDFGAEGGMFQRAGIDITPIQAAVAPTARVLAAARAVALPVIYLTMEFRPDLSDAGAPDSPNFLRHRRFGVGERVTAPDESESRVLVRGTWNTAILDALTPQAGDIVVAKHRYSGFYQTDLDIILKTLEARYLIVTGCTTSVCVESTIRDAMFRDYSCLLLADCTAEPLGAECSRSNHEASLLTIQALFGWVSTSTELLARLPVPRATGSGTA; encoded by the coding sequence ATGTCGTCGGCGGCTCAGCTTCTTGTTATTCCGGCCACCCCAGACCCGCTGACCCTGGACGTAACACGCACCGCCGTGCTCGTCATCGACATGCAGAACGACTTCGGCGCCGAAGGGGGCATGTTTCAGCGGGCCGGTATCGACATCACGCCCATCCAGGCAGCGGTCGCCCCGACCGCCCGCGTGCTGGCGGCCGCGCGGGCGGTGGCCCTTCCGGTCATCTACCTGACGATGGAGTTCCGCCCCGACCTGTCCGACGCTGGCGCCCCGGACTCGCCGAACTTCCTCCGCCACCGGCGCTTCGGCGTCGGCGAGCGGGTGACCGCGCCCGATGAGTCAGAAAGCCGCGTGCTGGTGCGCGGGACTTGGAACACAGCGATCCTGGACGCGTTGACACCGCAGGCTGGGGACATCGTGGTCGCCAAGCACCGCTACAGCGGCTTCTACCAGACCGACCTGGACATCATCCTGAAGACGCTGGAGGCCAGGTATCTGATCGTGACGGGCTGCACGACGAGCGTGTGTGTGGAATCCACCATCCGCGACGCCATGTTCCGCGATTACAGTTGCCTGCTGCTTGCCGACTGCACCGCGGAGCCGTTGGGGGCCGAGTGCAGTCGCAGCAACCACGAGGCGTCCCTGCTCACCATCCAGGCGCTGTTCGGCTGGGTCTCGACCTCTACCGAGTTGCTTGCTCGTCTGCCCGTTCCCCGAGCGACAGGGAGCGGCACCGCGTAG
- a CDS encoding enoyl-CoA hydratase/isomerase family protein, translating into MAEPLVLSEPIEGGVIIRLNRAEKRNAVNDALAAAAIAAIDAADADPEVRVIVFTGTGNSFTAGQDMGEASGRAAPSPTLPHGDGGGRTTQQLTLQNPSPNALGEGQGRGPSPGGSGGLSARLGRVEKPIVAAINGFCMGGGTVTALQCDIRICSDRATFKFPGASYGLVVTASLLPAVVGQAQAKDLVFTGRAIDAAEALAMGLVNKVVPHEQLEAVALEYARMIAASSPLAIRHAKRVINAAALDAAAIALERDANRELRGGPDHTARFGAATDRVVGPRA; encoded by the coding sequence ATGGCCGAACCGCTCGTGCTCAGCGAACCCATCGAGGGCGGGGTGATCATCCGCCTCAACCGCGCGGAGAAGCGCAACGCCGTCAACGACGCCCTCGCCGCCGCCGCGATCGCCGCGATCGACGCAGCCGACGCCGACCCCGAGGTGCGGGTGATCGTCTTCACCGGCACGGGCAACTCCTTCACGGCCGGCCAGGACATGGGCGAGGCCTCGGGCCGCGCGGCCCCCTCCCCGACCCTCCCCCATGGCGATGGGGGAGGGAGAACGACTCAGCAACTAACCCTGCAGAACCCCTCCCCCAACGCGTTGGGGGAGGGGCAGGGGAGGGGGCCGAGCCCGGGCGGCTCCGGTGGCCTCAGTGCGCGGCTCGGCCGCGTGGAGAAACCGATCGTCGCCGCGATCAACGGCTTCTGCATGGGCGGCGGCACGGTCACCGCCTTGCAGTGCGACATCCGCATCTGCAGCGACCGCGCCACCTTCAAGTTTCCCGGCGCCTCGTACGGCCTCGTCGTGACGGCCAGCCTGCTGCCGGCCGTGGTGGGCCAGGCGCAGGCCAAAGACCTCGTCTTCACCGGCCGCGCGATCGACGCCGCCGAGGCGCTGGCGATGGGACTGGTGAACAAGGTCGTGCCGCATGAGCAACTGGAAGCCGTGGCGCTGGAGTACGCCCGCATGATCGCTGCCAGCTCGCCGCTGGCGATCCGCCACGCCAAGCGCGTGATCAACGCCGCCGCGCTGGACGCCGCGGCGATCGCGCTGGAGCGCGACGCCAACCGCGAGTTGCGCGGCGGCCCGGACCACACCGCCCGCTTCGGCGCCGCGACCGATCGCGTCGTCGGCCCGCGGGCGTAA
- a CDS encoding histidinol-phosphatase HisJ family protein, protein MLIDAHTHLQPHGGCRPVDRALIERYAEAALAAGLDGIVFTEHLFRFREAYDLLDGWWNADPNPQLAATTAAYWRDHVNLRLSEYVALIEDAKSAGLPVFLGIEMDWIPGKAAVLRRMLAPYAWDLVLGAVHWVGAFGFDSDEFIDEWDRRDVDAVYAEYTRLLVELAGSGLADAIAHADRPKVFGHRPSDPAPFHAAVVAAAVRNGLALEINTKGLRSAARELYPAPELIALAHAAGVPVTLASDAHVAEGLGQDFAVAIRAARAAGYEGYVRFERRRRIAQPFR, encoded by the coding sequence GTGCTGATCGACGCGCACACGCACTTGCAGCCGCACGGCGGCTGCCGGCCGGTGGACCGCGCCCTGATCGAGCGGTACGCCGAGGCGGCGCTCGCCGCCGGCCTCGACGGGATCGTCTTCACCGAGCACCTCTTCCGCTTCCGCGAGGCCTACGATCTGCTCGACGGCTGGTGGAATGCCGACCCGAATCCCCAGCTCGCCGCCACCACCGCGGCGTACTGGCGCGACCACGTCAACCTGCGCCTGTCCGAGTACGTGGCGCTCATCGAAGACGCGAAGAGCGCGGGGCTGCCGGTGTTTCTCGGTATCGAGATGGATTGGATTCCCGGCAAGGCCGCGGTGCTGCGGCGCATGCTGGCGCCGTACGCCTGGGACCTCGTGCTCGGCGCCGTGCACTGGGTCGGCGCCTTCGGCTTCGACAGCGATGAGTTCATCGACGAATGGGACCGGCGCGACGTGGACGCCGTCTACGCCGAGTACACGCGGCTCCTCGTCGAGCTGGCCGGTAGCGGCCTCGCCGACGCGATCGCCCACGCCGACCGGCCCAAGGTCTTCGGCCACCGGCCGAGCGACCCGGCGCCGTTTCATGCAGCCGTGGTCGCCGCGGCCGTGCGCAACGGCCTCGCGCTGGAGATCAACACGAAAGGGCTGCGCTCCGCCGCGCGGGAGCTGTATCCGGCGCCGGAGCTGATCGCCCTGGCGCACGCGGCCGGCGTGCCGGTCACGCTCGCCTCGGATGCACACGTCGCGGAAGGGCTCGGCCAGGATTTTGCCGTCGCGATCAGGGCGGCGCGGGCGGCGGGCTACGAGGGCTACGTGCGCTTCGAGCGGCGGCGGCGAATCGCGCAGCCGTTCAGGTGA
- a CDS encoding peptide ABC transporter substrate-binding protein, translated as MTEEIPQTTDGLPVLDEADQLRRFQRNLARVKIDRRVALQVFAAAGGAAALAACGSSNNNKTANAPANNAAAKPAASAPPAAAATSAAPSGSAAAKPAASAPAAAATGGSPSASGASSLEPGPVPAGVKLAADQTFLVNVEQDASSHDFNKDLYCQGDVAIWAGLLKFNPDLKPVPDIAESWDVNADATQFTFHIRKDSKWTDGTPVTAKDFDYSFRRQLNPATKAPYASFLYDVIKNGEAYNTGKITDDSTLGIKVVDDYTLQLTTEHPAGYAPAILAYSAALPANKGAVEKFGDKWTEAANIVTNGPFKLTKWDHGVGWELAKHDGYWNAKNVHLTKVTRPIIASDAAQSAYENNEIQWTQRVGPGDYKRILGDDKLSKQVVKYFLDGTWYLVPEADKEPFTEPKVRQAMAHAVDRDSIIKNVLQGLGSPAFTFNPPGTPGFNPAKYEEFTKFDPQLAKDTLKGTKYEGGKNWPKITMTQRKEGDAEAQAGDAIIQMLGDNLGMKIDHEIGDPKEVYNRMWQRKLQLIWIRWYEDYPDANDEENLVFWSKAGGDSGHRQAWHDDNFDKLVVQAAAEPDAKKRADLYAQADQILAQQAGVIFVYYPQNMGLLKPNIGGMPKDSNGNPTPSWNIFVRMLEFLYVTA; from the coding sequence GTGACCGAAGAGATTCCACAGACAACGGACGGGTTGCCGGTGCTCGACGAGGCGGATCAGCTGCGGCGGTTCCAGCGGAACCTTGCGCGTGTGAAGATCGATCGTCGTGTGGCGCTGCAGGTCTTCGCCGCCGCCGGCGGCGCTGCGGCGCTGGCCGCCTGCGGCAGCAGCAACAACAACAAGACAGCGAACGCCCCGGCGAACAACGCGGCGGCGAAGCCGGCCGCCAGCGCCCCGCCGGCCGCTGCCGCCACCTCCGCGGCGCCCTCGGGCAGCGCCGCGGCCAAGCCCGCTGCCAGCGCTCCGGCAGCGGCGGCAACCGGCGGCTCGCCGTCAGCCTCCGGAGCATCGTCCCTGGAACCCGGCCCCGTGCCGGCCGGCGTGAAGCTCGCGGCCGACCAGACCTTCCTCGTCAACGTCGAGCAGGATGCATCGAGCCACGACTTCAACAAAGACCTCTACTGCCAGGGCGACGTGGCGATCTGGGCCGGCCTGCTGAAGTTCAACCCCGATCTGAAGCCAGTGCCGGACATCGCCGAGTCGTGGGATGTCAACGCCGACGCAACGCAGTTCACCTTCCACATCCGCAAGGATTCGAAGTGGACCGACGGCACGCCGGTCACGGCGAAGGACTTCGACTACTCGTTCCGTCGCCAGCTCAACCCGGCGACGAAGGCGCCCTACGCCTCGTTCCTCTACGACGTGATCAAGAACGGCGAGGCGTACAACACGGGCAAGATCACCGATGACTCCACGCTGGGCATCAAGGTGGTCGACGACTACACGCTGCAGCTCACCACCGAGCACCCGGCCGGGTACGCGCCGGCCATCCTCGCCTACTCGGCGGCGCTGCCGGCGAACAAGGGCGCCGTGGAAAAGTTCGGCGACAAGTGGACCGAGGCTGCCAACATCGTCACCAACGGCCCCTTCAAGCTGACGAAGTGGGACCATGGCGTCGGCTGGGAGCTGGCCAAGCACGACGGCTACTGGAACGCCAAGAACGTCCATCTCACCAAGGTTACGCGGCCGATCATCGCCTCGGACGCTGCTCAGTCGGCCTACGAGAACAACGAGATCCAGTGGACACAGCGCGTCGGCCCCGGCGACTACAAGCGCATCCTCGGCGACGATAAGCTGAGCAAGCAGGTCGTCAAGTACTTCCTCGACGGCACCTGGTACCTGGTGCCGGAGGCGGACAAGGAGCCGTTCACCGAGCCGAAGGTGCGCCAGGCGATGGCGCACGCCGTCGACCGCGACTCGATCATCAAGAACGTGCTGCAAGGGCTGGGCAGCCCGGCCTTCACCTTCAACCCGCCGGGCACGCCGGGCTTCAACCCGGCCAAGTACGAGGAGTTCACCAAGTTCGACCCCCAGCTCGCCAAGGACACGCTCAAGGGCACCAAGTACGAGGGCGGCAAGAACTGGCCCAAGATCACGATGACGCAGCGCAAAGAAGGCGACGCCGAGGCGCAGGCCGGCGATGCGATCATCCAGATGCTCGGCGACAACCTGGGCATGAAGATCGACCACGAGATCGGCGACCCCAAAGAGGTCTACAACCGCATGTGGCAGCGCAAGCTGCAACTGATCTGGATCCGCTGGTATGAGGACTACCCCGACGCTAACGACGAGGAGAACCTGGTCTTCTGGTCGAAGGCGGGCGGCGACAGCGGCCACCGCCAGGCCTGGCACGACGACAACTTCGATAAGCTTGTGGTGCAGGCCGCTGCGGAGCCGGATGCCAAGAAGCGGGCCGACCTCTACGCCCAGGCCGACCAGATCCTGGCGCAGCAGGCCGGCGTGATCTTCGTCTACTACCCGCAGAACATGGGGCTGCTCAAGCCGAACATCGGCGGCATGCCGAAGGACAGCAACGGCAACCCGACGCCGAGCTGGAACATCTTCGTGCGCATGCTGGAGTTCCTGTATGTGACGGCGTAG
- a CDS encoding ABC transporter permease — translation MAMQDTQLSTLTAGRESVLEAEGIALQRANLWLDAWRRLIRNWLAIAGLVGVIALILVAVLADQFMRNGGYARQHLADHGVAPSSHYWFGTDLIGRDLFSRIIYGCRIAMEVGLLTMFFATIIGVTIGSIAGFYAGQVDNLLMRVVDIMYSIPTLFFAILVMSALGRSVPHLIIALSLTSWPIMTRLTRAQMLSLREKEYIKAARLSGGHSWQIILRHLLPNSMTPIIVAITFGIPTAIFTEATLSLFGIGVNPPIPSWGQMVSESVKEFRSYWYMAFFPATALAITMLSFTFLGDGIRDALDPRANN, via the coding sequence ATGGCGATGCAGGATACGCAGCTCTCGACGCTGACCGCCGGGCGCGAAAGCGTGCTCGAGGCCGAGGGCATCGCGCTGCAGCGCGCGAACCTCTGGCTGGACGCCTGGCGACGGCTGATCCGCAACTGGCTGGCGATCGCCGGCCTCGTCGGCGTGATCGCGCTGATTCTGGTCGCCGTGCTCGCCGACCAGTTCATGCGCAACGGCGGCTACGCCCGCCAGCACCTGGCCGACCACGGTGTCGCCCCGAGTTCGCACTACTGGTTCGGCACGGACCTGATCGGTCGCGACCTGTTCAGCCGCATCATCTACGGCTGCCGCATCGCCATGGAAGTCGGGCTGCTGACGATGTTCTTCGCCACGATCATCGGCGTGACGATCGGCAGCATCGCCGGCTTCTACGCCGGGCAGGTGGATAACCTGCTGATGCGCGTGGTGGACATCATGTATTCCATCCCGACGCTCTTCTTCGCCATTCTTGTCATGTCGGCCCTGGGCCGCAGCGTACCGCACCTGATCATCGCGCTCTCGCTCACGAGCTGGCCGATCATGACGCGCTTAACCCGCGCACAGATGCTCTCGCTGCGCGAGAAAGAGTACATCAAGGCGGCGCGCCTCTCCGGCGGGCATAGCTGGCAGATCATCCTGCGCCACCTGCTGCCCAATTCGATGACGCCGATCATCGTGGCGATCACCTTCGGCATTCCCACGGCGATCTTCACGGAGGCCACGCTCAGCCTGTTCGGCATCGGCGTGAACCCGCCGATCCCGAGCTGGGGCCAGATGGTCTCCGAGTCGGTCAAGGAGTTCCGCTCGTACTGGTACATGGCCTTCTTCCCGGCGACGGCGCTGGCGATCACCATGCTTTCCTTCACTTTCCTGGGAGACGGCATCCGCGACGCGCTCGACCCGCGCGCGAACAACTGA
- a CDS encoding ABC transporter permease, with amino-acid sequence MLRYTIFRLAWMVPSLLALSLITFVFMHLTPGSPLQPDAANNPLTPAEQKVLAKQFGLDKPVWQQYVTFLGKAVRLDFGKSYVFKTRSVTEILKKQTKVSVELGLVALAIAVIGGLGLGIMAAMNQNGPADYICTFLAMLGIALPNFVLGVFLILLFVLVFHLIPRTGGWTSPVDVILPAIALGMTPLATIARYTRSSMVDVIRSDYVRTARAKGLTEPRVMLVHVVKNGLIPPLTIMAPIFAAVLTGSPAIESIFRIPGIGQYFVQSFTSRDYPMIMAIILLLGVFIIALNLIVDLLYGVVDPRIRYS; translated from the coding sequence ATGCTGCGCTACACCATTTTCCGGTTGGCGTGGATGGTGCCGTCGCTGCTGGCGCTCTCGCTGATCACGTTCGTCTTCATGCACCTCACACCCGGCAGTCCCCTGCAGCCCGACGCGGCCAACAACCCGCTCACCCCCGCCGAGCAGAAGGTCCTGGCCAAGCAGTTTGGCCTGGACAAGCCCGTCTGGCAGCAGTACGTCACGTTCCTCGGCAAGGCGGTGCGCCTCGATTTCGGCAAGTCGTACGTGTTCAAGACCCGCTCCGTCACCGAGATTCTCAAGAAGCAGACCAAGGTTTCGGTTGAGCTGGGGCTGGTCGCCCTGGCGATCGCGGTGATCGGCGGCCTGGGCCTGGGCATCATGGCCGCGATGAACCAGAACGGGCCGGCAGACTACATCTGTACGTTCTTAGCAATGCTGGGCATCGCCTTGCCCAATTTCGTGCTCGGCGTCTTTTTGATCCTGCTCTTCGTGCTCGTCTTCCACCTGATTCCGCGCACGGGCGGCTGGACCAGCCCCGTCGACGTGATCCTGCCCGCCATCGCCCTCGGCATGACGCCGCTGGCGACGATCGCCCGCTACACCCGCTCCAGCATGGTGGACGTGATCCGCTCCGACTACGTGCGCACGGCCCGCGCCAAGGGCTTGACCGAGCCGCGGGTGATGCTGGTCCACGTCGTCAAGAACGGCCTGATTCCGCCGCTGACGATCATGGCGCCGATCTTCGCGGCCGTGCTCACCGGCTCGCCGGCGATCGAGTCCATCTTCCGCATTCCGGGTATAGGGCAGTATTTCGTCCAGAGCTTCACCTCGCGCGACTATCCGATGATCATGGCGATCATCCTGCTGCTGGGGGTGTTCATCATCGCGCTGAACCTGATCGTGGACCTGCTCTACGGCGTGGTCGATCCGCGGATCCGTTACTCATAA